Genomic segment of Denticeps clupeoides chromosome 13, fDenClu1.1, whole genome shotgun sequence:
TAACTCTACTCTTTATATTTGCACATTCTCTAATTCAACAGCACCTTACCTTTCAATGTGACATCATCTTACCTTACTTTTATATGtgtattatatacagtacaggccaaagctttggagacaccttctcattcaatgaacccatctcgattgggttcaggtccggtgactgtggaggccaggtctccattttttgttaagtatgttcacacacacacgcacacacaagtttattcatagttttgatgccttcagtgagaatctaccaatgtaaatggtcatgaaaataaagaaaacatattgaatgagaacgtgtgtccaaacttttggcctgtactgtctttatatatgtgtgtgtgtgtgtgtgtgtgtgtgtgtgtgtgtgtgtgttattctatTACGTTTTATCGTACTTTTGCTCTACAGTTGTACTATTACcttatttgttttactttttgttgAATTGCTCCAAATGATATCGCATTGTACCAGTacagtgaaaataaaagaaaacttgACTTGAAAGTTGGCACGGGCTGCTGGtacaaataatttacatttgcattttacatttggatCAGTTATAGGGTGTTCATATTATAGGTTGTTTCCAGTCCAGCTATAAAGCATGGTtgctcaaacacacataaattaCATTCGGTTTTGATCTTATGGAAGCCAATGAAAAAAGCTTTTGTATCCATCAAACCCAGCAGAAGTGTTTATTGCGagttaacacacacagagcatgtaaatgtatacctcttttgtttctggtgtgCTGGCCCCACAGGTGGCTCGCGGGGCGTGGGGTTCATTCGCTTTGATAAGAGGATAGAGGCAGAGGAGGCCATTAAAGGGCTGAACGGACAGAAGCCCTCCGGCGCAGCCGAGCCAATCACCGTCAAGTTCGCCAACAATCCCAGCCAGAAGACCAGCCAGGCCCTGCTGTCTCAGCTCTACCAGTCCCCCAACCGCCGATACCCCGGCCCCCTCCACCACCAGGCTCAGAGGTTCAGGTAAATGCTCCAACTGCAGCTGCTGGGATGCCAGGTCTGTAGCTTGTGAGTTGACAGTGGAGGAGCAAAGTaaatggggggtggggggggttaacaaaaacaagcaaataagTATAGAATTGAGCATGGTAGCTGGGCATCTTGTTTCTATTTTGAAACTCTCAGCCACTTTTTTGAGCCATTATGAAGTGGGGCTGTGGGAAAGAATGGAAAATATCCATCTGTGTTTCCCAAGTCAATTTGAACTCCCCTCAAAAAAGAGATATAAACATTGAACATTAGGCTACTGTTTTACAAGAGACAGTGGGGTTCTGTCGTTTTCATTgtcttcattaatacatttccTCATTCTAACATCTCACCATCATCCATACATTACAAATCTACCATAGTAATTCTATTCTATGGCTATTCTTATGCACAATATCTGAGCCTAAACACAGTGAGGTCCAAAGTCTTGAGACCAATTTTTCTAAAATTAGAAATTCCAATTAATTTGGGGAAATGAATGACTGGTAAAATATAGGTCAACATCATAAAAAAGTAGGAGTTCATGCAGCTCAGTTGATGTTGTCATTGAAGCACAATATAAAGGAATTTGGAATTtggatttatgtttttttaattttgaagtATTGATTCTTTCAATATTATTCAGAAAATTTCTCACTACTTGTATTCTCACTACAGTTGAAGTCTCAGCCCTTTGAGCCTCACTGGCATGAACATAAAAATGGTCCAGAAGTTCAGCTTGGAGACTCAGAAAGTTATAAAGTCCATTTTTTTCTGGCTCTCGCCAACAGTGAAGGAGCCTTACCTGAGTCTTTGAAAGCAGTGTAGCTCTTACCTCCTGAAGAAGGCTATTTGAAATATGAGGCAGCCCTTCACTAGTGAAAAGCGGTGGATAAAAGGGCCCTTAACAGCTCCTGTTCCTGCTTCACAGTCGATCCATGACCTGCTGGCCTTTAATCTTATTCCTTTCAGAACCAGTCATCTATTAAGAAAACAGGCATTAGCCGTGACATCACATGCCTAACAATCCCCCGATCACCTTGCAATTAGCAAATTATCCCCGTTACATGTGAAGCAGGAAGCATTTTCATTAGGCAGCTAAAAAGAGATGTCTCCCATTTACATGCGTTCAGAGACATCACAAAGGTGCTATTGTGTACGGGAGGCGGCATGAGTGGTGTGAAAAGCTGAAGTGGGGGCCTGGCAGGTTGCAGGCAGGCCTGCAGATGTCTGCGGAGCAGCTGTCTGAAACAGCTCCGCTGGGCCAACTCCCCGCTTCACCCACAGAGCAGACCTGCTCGCTCCCGGCCCACGTAATTGGGTAATTGGTACCTTAAAAGATgtttccccctcccctcccctgctttggcttttattttaattttcttcCCTCCCCACCCCATGCTTCCCACAACTTCACCAATTACAGGCCAGCAGCAtattgaatgtgtgtgcgtgcatgtgtgagtgtgaggacattttttaaattccaaaaattatacatttcaaaACGCACTCCTGCTGTCTTGAGAGGACTTAATAGGACAGGAGACAGCGCAGAGCCTGGTGAGAAATGAAGGTCATTGAGTGGCCAAGCAGACTGGATCCATCCCTGATCTGGCTTAATGCAGCTGGCTGCTCTTCCTGGACCACTGGGTCAGTGTCGCTATTAGTCTGCCACTGACAAACAGCCAGTTCCTCCGGAAATGACAGCACCATTTCTTCTTTTCCGATGGAAAGCTACATACAAAATGTTCAAGAGTCCAAATTTTGCATATGCACAATATAGTTCTGTTTGTTATTGAATTCCTCTTTTATCATCTCCTCTTCAAATTGTCCATCATCTCCTACTATTACAAAAGCCATTACACTTACAGCCCTCTCTGCAAAGTTATCATttatattttggatttttattatGCTTCCTTTTTTCTCGTATTGCCATAAAATCATAACACAGTGGTGAATATGGAATATCATCCATATTCTGTTAAtccacattattttattatttttgccttAAAACAGTTTTAAGAAAACTATGTATTAGTTTTGCAACCCCCCCTACATGATATAATAAAACGAATATCCTGTAGCAGAAGTCAGAAGCCCAGATTAGAAGCTAGCGTAGCTCCACGGAGCCCAGCAGCCTGATAAAACGAGGAGGCGTCCAGGACGCCGGAGGGCCGCGTGGGTGGCGGAGTGGGGCTCTGTGATAGCGCCATCGCTAGCCTGctgtttttgttgctgtgtgaATGGCTCTCTGGCCAGTCTGCCGGGGCTTCCCAGTGTAATGGCTCATTGCTGGACGGGTTGCTTCCTTGAGTGAGGCAGGGACGTAGCATTAGTTCCACTGAGTGAGTCGACCATCTGCCTGGCATTAACCCCAGAACCCTCCTTCTCTTTGCAGGCTGGACAATTTGCTTAATATGGCCTATGGCGTAAAGAGGTAATTAAAACTTCACCGAATGCCAGATGTCCATGTTGATTAAATGATTTTTCTatccttttttccccatttttttttctgaaagtcaCATGCATTTGATTGAgtttgagatttttttcctccttgagttttgttttgtttttcctgtcCTCCTTCTCCCTTTATTCCATTTTGTTAGTTTATCACCACCAACCACCAGTtggaaacagaaaaagaaaaaaaactgcttccTTTTTTCTCGTATGGAACTTTTTACGTTCAGATTTTGGATGTGCATTGTTTGATTACTTGAAGGACTGCAGATTGTTTTGTATTCCTttgatatataatttttttgtgtgaaactttgctttttttgtgtgtagttgtgggtttttttcagGGTGTGTATTTTTAACCCATTGGATTCAGGTTCTCAATCTCAGCCTCTTACCAACAGCTCACGCTCTTGCCCAGTAATGCATCCATAAAGAGTTTTCTGAACAATGCATCTAAATATGTCCTTATCAATCATTTAGAACAGTATACCTGACACATATACACAGGGCCAGAGGCTAGGAGCTTGAGAGACCTGGATCCCTGCAGGAAATATCCCTTTCACTGCAGGCATTATGGTGTAGGCTATGATCACCACATTTTCTGCTTGTACCTTATTTGGACTTTTGCTGCTGTTGGGTGTTACATTATGTCAGTAGTGTTTTCAGATGTCAGTCAAGCTTAATGACATTTTATaggtttatatttttattgttactgtaatttactttatttttttttgtattttatcattttgatGTCTTGACACACACTCCAGTGAATTGAAAAGATGTCAAGATGAATCAGGCAGCTGGATGTGTGCATAGCCCTTTTTCTGGTTTTCTGGTGACAATGATGTGGTTAAAACCATACAATAGGTGATGGTTTTTCCGTCACCTTCTCACCTGTCCTGTATGTGAAGGTTCCCCTAACGGCTCCTTGACAGAATGATGCATGGGACCATCTCGCGAGCAGTCAGCTCTCCCTCAGTGTCTCTCGTCAGCTAATTTGTTCACCGCAGCCTGACAGACGgcgcacaaaaacacaaattatccAGTCACGGGGTGATTCAAACACATACAGAACAATAACACAATTCTGCCTAAACACCAGAGAGAGAACGGCAGCCCTGACATACCTTTCAAAACAATTCCAAGACTAGGAGCAGCGATTATTGTCCTTGTATTGTTAGCTTGCCGTCCTTTGTATTAACACGACGATTTAACGAATGCAGAAATGGCGGCAAGTGCCGGCTTCTTTCCGAAGGGGCTCCATGCTTGCTAAGCACGTTGTTGAAGGTAATTAATGAACAAAGGTGAGTGTAGAGTCAGGCTGTTGAAGAGCCGAGCACATTCTCGGGGAGGTGGGCACTCTGGGAGGCCAGCGTTGTTGCAGGCCAGCTTGCTTGTTGCTATGCAACTCCTTGCTCAGCCGGTACTCTGCAGAAGAACAGGCTGGTCCTGCCCTTCCAGACAGCCGGCTCCTCGGTGGCCACTTTAGCCAGAGTGGCAATCACCCTTATGTTCTTTGAACCAGATGAACATTTGGCATGTAGATTAAGttttcctttaattttttttttttttacttttttaaatgggCACATCTTTCGGGAACTAATTAAAGTGCCAAAAATTCATTACACCTGAGTAGGTGGACCAGGCTGCAGATAAACAGATTTGCCATAACCTCTACAGTTTATATAATGACACATTAATCAtagggacataaaaaaaaatgaaaacccaTGGTAACTTTGCCAAGATATAAAAGCTGTAGCACAGACTAAAGTACAGATGAAGAGTCTGAGTAATTCTTGGCAAAGCAAGAGGAGCTGGCCAGCCATGCAGCCCATGCAGAGCTATCGATcaccgagacacacacacacacacactcacacacacccacaaactgCAGAGAGAATGTCTGTGCCTTTAGTGGGTGGTACACACTTTATTCCTTATGCTACACAAAAAGAAAGTTTAATTTGTTATTCCCCAACCCtatcatctacacacacacacacacacacagagagagagagagaaagagagagaaacagctTCTCCTAGACATCTGCAGCAAAGCGGAAATCTCAATTAAAAGCACACGCAGTAATGCTTATAGTCGTTCCTGGAGAGGTGGCATAAGAAATGAACCTTTTATCCAATTcaccttttatttaaagtggAAATTTCCTTTAAGCGGAAAGGCTATTAAGTGAAGTCAGCTGAGCATTCAAATCTCTGTATTGCTGaaaagggagggaggagagagagagagagaaacatgcAGCAGAAATAAGAGCCGATTTACTAAGTTGCAAACTAAACCTTGTATGTGTCCCTGCATTAATTCTGCGAGCTACTGCAATTTGGACCCCAATGGATGCGCTCCGGAAGAAAGGGGCTGCTCATGCGCATGTAGCAGTCACACATCAAACAGCAGTGTGTTGACATCCGTTAAACCCAACCGGTTAAACAAATTACAGCAGCACGCTGTTCTAGGGGACAGAgattaatgtaaatgaacaggACATCACCTTTTAGATGTTTTTCCATTAAATAGCTGATGCTGTTGCTGGAACTGAAGTCGTGGAGTCGCATTGCTTCAAGATGCAAAGTACATGACTCAACTTGGATGGTTTTATCTACTGATTTgtgacacacatacagagacagTGTAGTACACTGGCAAATTTTAAGTAAACAATTACATGAAATATATACCCATTAATCAAATGctaaatattcattcatttggttGAATGTAGTCAGTAATGACAGCTTTCATATAACATGAGGACATTGATATAATTGATATCTCAGCGACCTAGTGGGGATTCCTTGTATGACATTTGCATACAGACAAACCATTATAGCATGGACAATTAAGGGTACAAGGGTAATTTGTTTGCTAATATTACTGATAAATATTGACAATTCTTGGCATAATTGGGCCTCAGTCTTGATTTATTGTCATAACCAGTCAGAAGAAATTCAAATCAAACTCAAAATATTAGTCTCAAGTCTGACTCTTAGCCGCATCTCTGGTAGAGTAGCGCTTGCTTGTTCATTTAAGAGATTCATTGTTAATTTTACTAGGATATGTGCTTCTAagataacaaaaacaaatcaaaaatcATGTCCTCCCGCAGCACAAGATGCTTCCTTTCTCTGATGAAATGTCAAAAAAGCGGCACTGCAGCCAGTTCTCAGACACGCTCAACAAAGACTGCCAGCTCCTGCGCTGCAACCAGCGAGATACTCGCATCATTCACGACGAGTTCGAGCACGCTCCGCTGCCTACTGCAAttctgttgtgttgttttgtttgttgttgtttactattatttgtttatttatttatttactttgtaTGCTGAAGCCAGATGTGGGTCTGCATCAGGTTTGACAGACAGAGATTACCATTGAGTTATAATGTTGACTATTCTGCCTAACTatcagcagcacagtgtgggtttaaatccaaccacaacaacaacgacaaagtttactttttaaataagttttttttctctctctctctctctttctttctctctctctttcactcactcaatcctcctcctctttctgcttctctcctctctctgtttcacAGGTTTTCTCCTATTACCATCGATAGCATGACAAGTCTCGTGGGAATGAACATCCCGGGCCACACAGGCACAGGCTGGTGTATCTTTGTCTACAACCTGTCCCCAGATTCCGATGAGAGCGTGCTGTGGCAGCTGTTTGGGCCCTTCGGCGCAGTCAACAACGTGAAGGTCATCCGCGACTTCAACACCAACAAGTGCAAGGGCTTCGGTTTCGTCACCATGACGAACTACGATGAAGCAGCAATGGCCATCGCCAGTCTCAACGGCTACCGGCTGGGCGACCGTGTCTTGCAAGTCTCCTTTAAGACCAACAAGACCCACAAGTCCTGAATCGTTCCAACCCGCCCCCCCATCCACActcaaaaccccctttcactaCCACTCACACTCTACAGGCGCCCAAAACAGCAACTCCAAACAGGAACATAGcaaaccaaccaacaaaaaTGAACTGGATATGGCTTATAATATAACTTTGGACCTATAAGCCAATGTTGCCTAAGTATTACAAACATAAAAAGGATAAATATTTGGTGATTTGGAAAGCCTGCGTTTATGCAGGAATCCTGTTGTATATTCTTTGAGTTCTTGTGGTTGTTCgtttctttgttgttttcttttccctctTCTCTTTAAAACAGTAGCAAAACCAGTTCCCCTCTCCCCCCCTTATTTCAAAATATGAGAATGTCCTTTCTTAGATTTAACTTTCTTATACTCGATtcaggattttcttttttaatccgGATTCCACTGTCGGTATAATTATTCCTCCCTACCTGCAGGGGGGGctctttttaaaataacttatcattcattcatttttcagtgtatatttaacccccctccccccaattCAATTTGATGGGATGATGCCATCCATTCTTTTCTCtagtgcagaaaaataaaaaaatttctaacattttttgttttgtattgcaAACGACAAAACACATTTCCTCACAGGGGTATGGGAGAAGGGGAGAGGGAAGGGATGGTGTAGCTTTCCTGATGACACGTTAagtgattaaaaatatatacactgtTGCCAAAGAGAAGATCTCTTTGCTTGAAAATGCGTTTagaagataataaaaaataaagagaagaaaatctatttttataaatgataaaaataataattattgaagAATTTTTACAAGAATCTGgatttgaaaaaaagagaaaaatattttGACTGGCTAATCAGGGGcggggggaggggtggggctgCCACCTTGTCTTGTATGTTGCTGTGGTAAACTTTTTAGGATCAAAGGTTGTTTGTTTTTCGGGAGGACCGGATTGGCGATTGGTTTTGTAGACAGAAGGTTTTAAACAAAAGGGAAACAAATTCTGGCAGGTGACCTTCGTAATTTTTCATAGCATGTAATTATTCCACCGCGATACCTAACAGGAAGAGGGGAGGGGTCCTTTCCTGACCTCACTGTCCTCACAGGCCAGAGCCCAAAGCAAGGAGATACATTGTCCGTTCGTTTTCTTTCCAGCATCCGTCTGCGCGATATCAGTAATAACTATATCCACACGTATATCCATTTAGAGAACACGCATAATTATGAGTTTGTCTGCTCTGATTTGGtcacacattaaaatgtactTCCTTTAGTGATCAACCGTAGGTGCTATATTACATGATTCACATATCTTAAATATCCAAGTTTGTTGTTCAATGTGTTgtttagaggaaaaaaaatctttgatgTTGGCATTAAATTAAGCTGCTGTTTTTTCCGTTTTTATTGTTGGCCCCCCATCTGGTTTGATTATTCCTTGccgaaaaaaaacacaccagatGACTGAATTTGGGC
This window contains:
- the elavl4 gene encoding ELAV-like protein 4 isoform X7; this encodes MVMGSTETQWRQAELPQLQGWAEKGLLTQPKMIISNMEPQVTNGPNGTTANGPSSNSRSCPSPMQTGGSNDDSKTNLIVNYLPQNMTQEEFRSLFGSIGEIESCKLVRDKITGQSLGYGFVNYIDPKDAEKAINTLNGLRLQTKTIKVSYARPSSASIRDANLYVSGLPKTMTQKELEQLFSQYGRIITSRILVDQVTGPTGGSRGVGFIRFDKRIEAEEAIKGLNGQKPSGAAEPITVKFANNPSQKTSQALLSQLYQSPNRRYPGPLHHQAQRFRLDNLLNMAYGVKRFSPITIDSMTSLVGMNIPGHTGTGWCIFVYNLSPDSDESVLWQLFGPFGAVNNVKVIRDFNTNKCKGFGFVTMTNYDEAAMAIASLNGYRLGDRVLQVSFKTNKTHKS